A part of Toxotes jaculatrix isolate fToxJac2 chromosome 24, fToxJac2.pri, whole genome shotgun sequence genomic DNA contains:
- the LOC121178058 gene encoding sodium/potassium-transporting ATPase subunit alpha-1 produces MGRGEGREQYELAATSEQGGKKKGKGKKKEKDMDELKKEVDMDDHKLTLDELNRKYGTDLSNGLTSAKAAEILARDGPNALTPPPTTPEWVKFCKQMFGGFSMLLWTGAILCFLAYGIQAAMEDEPANDNLYLGVVLSAVVIITGCFSYYQEAKSSKIMDSFKNLVPQQALVVRDGEKKSINAEEVVVGDLVEVKGGDRIPADLRIISAHGCKVDNSSLTGESEPQTRTPDFSNENPLETRNIAFFSTNCVEGTARGIVISTGDRTVMGRIATLASGLEVGRTPISIEIEHFIHIITGVAVFLGVSFFILSLILGYTWLEAVIFLIGIIVANVPEGLLATVTVCLTLTAKRMAKKNCLVKNLEAVETLGSTSTICSDKTGTLTQNRMTVAHMWFDNQIHEADTTENQSGASFDRSSATWAALARIAGLCNRAVFLAEQGNVPILKRDVAGDASESALLKCIELCCGSVQEMREKNLKIAEIPFNSTNKYQLSIHKNTPSEGETKHLLVMKGAPERILDRCSTIMIQGKEQPLDDEMKDAFQNAYLELGGLGERVLGFCHFNLPDDQFPEGFAFDTDEVNFPTEKLCFIGLMSMIDPPRAAVPDAVGKCRSAGIKVIMVTGDHPITAKAIAKGVGIISEGNETVEDIAARLNIPINEVNPRDAKACVVHGGDLKDLTSEQLDDILKYHTEIVFARTSPQQKLIIVEGCQRQGAIVAVTGDGVNDSPALKKADIGVAMGIAGSDVSKQAADMILLDDNFASIVTGVEEGRLIFDNLKKSIAYTLTSNIPEITPFLLFIIANIPLPLGTVTILCIDLGTDMVPAISLAYEAAESDIMKRQPRNPKTDKLVNERLISIAYGQIGMIQALAGFFTYFVILAENGFLPSTLLGIRVSWDNKYINDLEDSYGQQWTYEQRKIVEFTCHTAFFVSIVIVQWADLIICKTRRNSVFQQGMKNKILIFGLFEETALAAFLSYCPGMDVALRMYPLKPNWWFCAFPYSLLIFIYDEIRKLILRRSPGGWVERETYY; encoded by the exons GAAGGACGTGAGCAGTATGAGCTGGCTGCGACCTCAGAGCAGGGCGGCAAGAAGAAGgggaaagggaagaagaaagaaaaggatatGGATGAACTGAAGAAGGAAGTGGATATG GATGATCACAAGCTGACCCTGGATGAGCTCAATCGCAAATATGGAACAGACCTCAGCAAT GGTTTGACTAGTGCGAAGGCTGCTGAGATTCTGGCCCGTGATGGGCCCAACgccctcactcctcctcccaccaccCCAGAGTGGGTCAAATTCTGCAAACAG ATGTTTGGCGGTTTCTCCATGCTTCTGTGGACTGGTGCCATCCTCTGTTTCCTGGCCTATGGTATCCAGGCTGCAATGGAGGATGAGCCCGCAAATGATAAT TTGTACCTGGGTGTTGTACTTTCTGCTGTCGTCATCATCACTGGTTGCTTCTCCTACTACCAAGAGGCCAAGAGCTCCAAGATCATGGACTCATTCAAGAACCTGGTCCCACAG CAAGCCCTGGTCGTCCGTGACGGTGAGAAGAAGAGCATCAAcgcagaggaggtggtggtcGGTGATTTGGTGGAGGTCAAAGGTGGCGACAGGATCCCCGCTGATCTGCGAATCATCTCCGCCCACGGCTGCAAG GTGGATAACTCCTCCCTGACTGGTGAATCAGAGCCACAGACTCGTACTCCTGACTTCTCCAATGAGAACCCACTGGAGACCAGGAACATTGCTTTCTTCTCCACCAACTGTGTTGAAG GAACCGCTCGTGGTATCGTGATCAGCACTGGAGATCGTACCGTCATGGGTCGTATCGCCACGCTGGCCTCTGGACTTGAAGTTGGACGCACGCCCATTTCCATTGAGATTGAGCACTTCATCCACATCATCACTGGAGTGGCTGTGTTCCTGGGTGtctccttcttcatcctctccctcATCCTCGGATACACCTGGCTGGAGGCCGTCATCTTCCTCATCGGTATCATTGTTGCCAACGTGCCAGAAGGTCTCCTGGCTACTGTCACT GTGTGTCTGACCCTGACTGCTAAGCGTATGGCCAAGAAAAACTGCCTGGTGAAGAACTTGGAAGCTGTGGAGACCCTGggctccacctccaccatctgctCAGAcaagaccggcaccctgacccaGAACAGGATGACTGTAGCCCACATGTGGTTCGACAACCAGATCCACGAGGCCGACACCACCGAGAACCAGAGCGGGGCCAGCTTCGACAGGAGCTCGGCCACCTGGGCTGCCCTGGCCAGAATTGCTGGACTTTGCAACCGCGCCGTCTTCCTGGCTGAGCAGGGCAACGTTCCCATCCTGAAG AGAGATGTGGCTGGTGACGCCTCGGAGTCGGCTCTGCTGAAATGTATTGAGCTGTGCTGCGGGTCGGTccaggaaatgagagagaaaaacctcAAAATTGCTGAGATCCCATTCAACTCCACCAACAAGTACCAG CTTTCCATTCACAAGAATACTCCTTCTGAAGGAGAGACCAAGCACCTGTTGGTGATGAAAGGAGCCCCAGAAAGGATTTTGGACCGCTGCTCCACCATCATGATCCAGGGCAAAGAGCAGCCTCTGGATGATGAGATGAAAGATGCTTTCCAGAACGCCTACCTGGAACTGGGAGGTCTGGGAGAAAGAGTGCTGG GTTTCTGCCATTTCAACCTGCCTGATGATCAGTTCCCAGAGGGCTTTGCTTTTGACACTGACGAAGTGAACTTCCCCACTGAGAAGCTGTGCTTCATTGGCCTCATGTCCATGATTGACCCTCCTCGTGCTGCTGTTCCTGATGCTGTCGGCAAATGCAGGAGCGCTGGAATCAAG GTTATCATGGTCACAGGTGACCATCCAATCACAGCTAAGGCCATTGCTAAAGGTGTGGGTATCATCTCTGAAGGCAACGAGACTGTTGAGGACATTGCTGCCCGTCTGAACATCCCAATCAACGAGGTCAACCCAAG AGATGCCAAGGCCTGTGTGGTCCATGGCggagacctgaaggatctgacCTCAGAGCAGCTTGACGACATCCTGAAGTATCACACTGAGATTGTTTTTGCCAGAACCTCCCCACAGCAGAAACTGATCATTGTGGAGGGCTGCCAGAGACAG GGCGCCATTGTGGCTGTGACAGGTGATGGTGTGAACGACTCTCCTGCTCTGAAGAAGGCTGACATTGGTGTTGCTATGGGCATCGCTGGATCTGATGTTTCTAAACAGGCTGCTGACATGATCCTGCTGGACGACAACTTTGCCTCCATCGTTACTGGAGTGGAAGAAG GTCGTCTGATCTTTGACAACTTGAAGAAGTCCATCGCCTACACTCTGACCAGTAACATCCCTGAGATCAcacccttcctcctcttcatcatcgcCAACATCCCTCTGCCCCTGGGAACCGTCACCATCCTCTGTATCGACCTGGGAACCGACATG gtccCTGCCATCTCCCTGGCTTATGAAGCAGCTGAGAGCGACATCATGAAGAGACAGCCCAGAAACcccaaaacagacaaactggtGAATGAGAGGCTCATCAGCATAGCCTACGGACAGATCG GTATGATCCAGGCGCTGGCAGGTTTCTTCACCTACTTTGTGATTCTGGCTGAAAACGGCTTCCTGCCTTCCACCCTGCTCGGCATCAGAGTGTCCTGGGACAACAAATACATCAACGACCTGGAGGACAGCTATGGACAGCAGTGG aCTTACGAGCAGAGGAAGATTGTGGAGTTCACCTGCCACACAGCTTTCTTCGTCAGCATCGTCATCGTGCAGTGGGCCGATCTGATCATCTGTAAGACCAGGAGGAACTCTGTCTTTCAACAGGGCATGAA GAACAAGATCCTGATCtttgggctgtttgaggagacCGCTCTGGCTGCCTTCCTCTCCTATTGCCCAGGCATGGACGTCGCCCTCAGGATGTATCCTCTCAA gccCAACTGGTGGTTCTGCGCCTTCCCCTACTCCCTGCTCATCTTTATCTATGATGAAATCCGTAAGCTGATCCTCAGACGCAGCCCAGGAG GTTGGGTGGAACGGGAGACCTACTATTAA